A section of the Bombus huntii isolate Logan2020A chromosome 5, iyBomHunt1.1, whole genome shotgun sequence genome encodes:
- the LOC126865491 gene encoding uncharacterized protein LOC126865491, whose amino-acid sequence MRNPSTQKILKDEECFEIIRKKLHKDSMEDFSLITYEVVPIDEVNGFMGQYFTLKATVASPQSPLETKNINFFTKLPPPITSPQYDFIQQYGTFKKEVALYTTVFPEVLDGLDKRYIPECFLGLEDDVIVLEDMAHSGYEMPDKYKPFDFEHCKILMKTLARFHAKSLIFEELYQKSLHDEFSHCMQETLWPLTDGRAKAMFDAAVKGIVSLIDLIPNLDEDQKKTFSTKVTDLCVDHANKLLPSMKHKNVLCHGDLWANNILFKYDIDEKPAECCLIDFQLARYNPPAHDILCFLQFTTTRELREKHSEELFKIYHESMAKALEEAGLDISTIFPWTDFSASIEDLRIMCITHGVLNIPIMLLEPRAASKYFSAEPELLENILYVDRTPLVCKQVEDVPQYRDRMMDALLELYDHVAG is encoded by the exons ATGCGTAATCCAAGCACGCAGAAGATTCTCAAAGACGAAGAATGTTTCGAGATAATTCGTAAAAAACTTCACAAGGACTCGATGGAGGATTTCTCGCTGATAACTTACGAAGTAGTCCCTATAGACGAGGTAAACGGTTTCATGGGCcaatattttactttaaaagCTACCGTAGCCTCGCCGCAATCGCCACTAGAAACAAAGAATATCAATTTCTTCACGAAACTACCGCCACCAATAACAAGTCCGCAGTACGATTTTATCCAACAATATGGTACATTCAAGAAGGAAGTTGCTCTTTATACGACAGTTTTCCCGGAGGTGTTAGATGGTCtggataaaagatatattccAGAGTGCTTCCTTGGTTTAGAAGATGACGTAATTGTTCTAGAAGATATGGCCCACAGTGGCTACGAAATGCCCGATAAATATAAACCGTTTGATTTCGAACACTGCAagattttgatgaaaactCTGGCAAGATTTCACGCGAAGTCTTTGATTTTCGAAGAATTGTACCAGAAGAGTCTGCACGACGAGTTCTCTCATTGCATGCAAGAGACACTTTGGCCTTTGACGGATGGCAGAGCTAAAGCAATGTTCGACGCTGCTGTAAAAGGCATCGTTTCCCTGATAGACTTGATACCAAACTTGGATGAGGATCAGAAGAAGACGTTTAGCACAAAGGTTACTGACTTGTGCGTCGATCATGCGAATAAATTGCTGCCATCGATGAAACACAAGAATGTACTATGCCACGGAGATCTTTGGGCGAATAACATCTTGTTTAAATATGACATCGACGAGAAGCCTGCGGAGTGCTGTCTTATCGACTTTCAACTTGCAAG ATACAATCCTCCGGCCCACGATATCCTATGTTTCCTTCAATTCACGACAACACGGGAACTCCGCGAAAAACACAGCGAAGAATTATTCAAGATCTACCACGAGTCAATGGCGAAAGCTCTGGAAGAAGCTGGCTTAGACATTTCCACCATCTTCCCTTGGACCGATTTTTCCGCATCCATCGAAGATTTACGAATTATGTGTATCACACACGGTGTCTTAAACATTCCAATCATGTTATTAGAACCTCGAGCCGCTAGCAAATACTTCTCAGCCGAACCAGAACTTTTGGAGAACATTCTATATGTAGACAGAACGCCTTTGGTTTGCAAGCAGGTAGAAGATGTACCTCAATACAGAGACAGAATGATGGACGCTTTGCTAGAATTGTACGACCACGTAGCTGgttaa